The Podarcis raffonei isolate rPodRaf1 chromosome 2, rPodRaf1.pri, whole genome shotgun sequence genome window below encodes:
- the LOC128409299 gene encoding zinc finger protein 16-like, with the protein METKQEDDNGEEASLSGGQRWLTVDVGGNHVPEDSGKAQPCGATTASLEDRGHGQANVSKSQHRAESQQETRPEERAGGPLPSSEGHVDLGGLAVQQRPSVGKRQNLYGAYGKSFACSSSSVKYNWMSKRGKQHRCLDCGKCFLYRSGLAAHRRIHTGEKPYVCSECGKTFACSSDCNRHQRTHTEEKPYECPQCGKRFRQRFSLSRHRRVHVAEDPCTRSDRGESAAALA; encoded by the exons ATGGAGACCAAGCAGGAAGATGACAATGGAGAAGAAGCCAGCCTGTCGG GTGGTCAAAGATGGTTGACTGTAGATGTGGGGGGAAATCATGTGCCGGAAGATTCAGGAAAAGCACAACCATGCGGGGCGACGACAGCCAGCCTGGAAGACCGGGGCCACGGGCAAGCCAATGTTTCTAAGAGTCAGCACAGAGCGGAATCCCAGCAGGAAACCCGCCCGGAAGAGAGGGCAGGTGGGCCTCTTCCTTCCAGCGAAGGCCACGTGGATCTCGGAGGACTTGCCGTCCAGCAGAGACCCTCTGTTGGCAAGAGGCAAAACCTGTACGGCGCTTACGGAAAAAGCTTTGCATGCAGCTCCTCCTCCGTGAAGTACAATTGGATGTCCAAGAGAGGGAAGCAACACCGGTGCTTGGACTGCGGGAAGTGTTTCCTCTACAGATCAGGGCTGGCCGCGCACCGGCGCATCCACACCGGCGAGAAGCCATACGTGTGCTCCGAGTGCGGAAAGACCTTCGCCTGCAGCTCGGACTGCAACCGCCACCAGAGGACGCACACGGAGGAGAAGCCGTACGAGTGCCCCCAGTGCGGCAAGAGGTTCCGGCAGCGGTTCAGCCTCAGCAGACACAGGCGGGTCCACGTGGCGGAGGACCCGTGCACACGCTCAGATCGCGGGGAAAGCGCCGCCGCGTTGGCCTGA
- the LOC128408801 gene encoding zinc finger and SCAN domain-containing protein 30-like, whose translation MKIEEQDPAGCTQGEASEGTGKAPYLGIVGCKMGMEGAVHSGSTGEILRRSVLHQVKEEPEEALTQHWEAQWQTFLGTVEAPHLGRGAPQVPEEPTPWVDTKAFLTSFEQVAEACRWPQEEWAARLQPALSGEAERAFRSLEAGDREDYGEVKAAILRGDAIGREKLRQRFRGFRYQEAEGPRGAYTRLQELCSRWLKPERHTKEQILEQLILEQFLTVLPPEIQSRVRNCGPETCSQAVALAEGFLLRQQEAKEEQVTSEEAAVSFSEGRWAPPPMKEKHLYVETKQEDGDASLLIGKERMTTDEEEEKYVPGSSELVGPQGTLTWKVEEELPLCCEPENVLASQDGARCQQETHPVEGAVGAAPCREGHEAPRETTVQAGGSLIPKPNLISWLEESEDPFAQSSEGGEGLAESSLREIEDETEICGTSLGCKEKLQDQSDSEMQEGEAQAEGKAKPATCQGMDLKEIPTRQEKHRETRSAKCLCAPTQEKPNKNLRVGKSLAQHQRHRDGEVPYKCLDCGKSFNHKSNLISHQRIHRRGKLYNCSNCSKTFLHKSILSRHLRMHTRQKPFSCADCGISLSAQSSLTRHQRIHTREKPYKCLECEKSFSQNSDLLRHQRLHTGDKPYQCSECGKSFSRGDCLASHQKIHTGKGTMLLLCPAHHWHVAPGRLPTREYGPRAPHPVKGKHAYQTVCKCIKGLK comes from the exons ATGAAAATCGAAGAGCAGGACCCTGCAGGTTGCACACAAGGCGAGGCGTCAGAAGGAACAGGAAAAGCCCCATACTTGGGCATCGTAGGTTGCAAGATGGGCATGGAGGGAGCGGTGCATTCTGGGAGTACCGGGGAGATCCTCAGAAGGTCAGTCTTGCATCAGGTGAAGGAGGAGCCGGAAGAAGCCTTGACCCAGCATTGGGAAGCCCAATGGCAGACGTTCCTAGGAACAGTGGAGGCCCCTCACTTGGGCCGGGGGGCCCCACAGGTGCCAGAGGAGCCCACCCCCTGGGTGGACACGAAGGCCTTCCTCACCTCCTTTGAGCAAGTGGCCGAAGCCTGCCGGTGGCCCCAGGAAGAGTGGGCGGCCCGCCTCCAGCCGGCCCTCAGCGGAGAAGCCGAGCGGGCCTTTCGAAGCCTGGAGGCTGGAGACAGAGAGGATTATGGGGAAGTGAAGGCGGCCATCTTGCGAGGGGATGCCATCGGAAGGGAGAAGCTGCGCCAACGCTTCCGGGGCTTCCGCTACCAGGAGGCCGAGGGGCCCAGAGGGGCCTACACCCGGCTGCAGGAGCTTTGCTCCCGGTGGCTGAAGCCGGAGAGGcacaccaaggagcagatcctggagcagctgatcctggagcagttcctgaccGTCCTTCCGCCGGAGATCCAGAGCAGGGTGAGGAATTGCGGCCCGGAGACCtgctcccaggcggtggccctggccgagggGTTCCTcctgaggcagcaggaggccaagGAAGAGCAG GTCACCTCAGAAGAGGCAGCTGTGAGCTTTTCTGAGGGACGCTGGGCTCCACCTCCCATGAAGGAGAAACATCTGTATGTAGAAACCAAGCAAGAAGATGGAGATGCCAGCCTGTTGA TAGGAAAAGAGCGGATGACcacagatgaggaggaggagaaatatgTACCAGGCAGTTCGGAACTGGTGGGACCGCAGGGGACGTTGACCTGGAAAGTGGAAGAGGAACTTCCTCTGTGTTGTGAGCCTGAAAATGTCTTGGCAAGTCAGGATGGAGCAAGGTGTCAGCAGGAAACCCACCCAGTGGAGGgagctgttggagccgctccttGTAGGGAAGGTCACGAGGCCCCCAGGGAAACCACAGTCCAGGCAG GAGGATCTCTGATCCCCAAACCAAACCTCATTTCCTGGCTGGAAGAAAGCGAAGATCCCTTTGCTCAAAGCAGTGAGGGAGGAGAGGGATTAGCAG AAAGCAGCTTGCGGGAGATTGAGGACGAGACCGAAATATGTGGGACGTCATTAGGATGTAAAGAGAAACTCCAGGATCAAAGTGATTCAGAGATGCAGGAGGGGGAGGCTCAGGCGGAGGGTAAGGCTAAACCTGCTACTTGTCAGGGCATGGACCTGAAAGAAATCCCAACCCGGCAGGAAAAACACAGAGAAACGAGAAGCGCCAAGTGCCTCTGTGCTCCCACCCAGGAGAAACCAAATAAAAACTTGAGGGTTGGAAAAAGCTTGGCTCAGCATCAAAGACACCGTGATGGGGAAGTGCCATATAAATGCCTggactgtggaaagagcttcaaccaCAAATCGAACCTGATTtcacatcagagaatccacaggCGGGGAAAACTCTACAATTGCTCAAACTGCAGCAAAACTTTCCTCCACAAATCGATTCTTAGCCGGCATTTGAGGATGCACACAAGGCAGAAGCCGTTCAGCTGTGCCGACTGCGGCATCAGCTTGAGCGCTCAGTCCAGCCTCACTCGgcaccagaggatccacacgagggagaagccctacaagtgcttGGAGTGCgagaagagcttcagccagaacTCGGACCTTCTGAGGCACCAGAGACTCCACACAGGGGACAAACCATACCAAtgctccgagtgcgggaagagcttcagccggGGGGACTGTCTGGCTTCGCACCAGAAAATCCACACGGGGAAAGGAACTATGCTTctgctct gccccgcccaccattggcatgtggcccccggaaGGCTGCCCACAAGGGAATACGGCCCTCGAGCTCCCCACCCCGTAAAAGGGAAACATGCTTATCAGACCGTCTGCAAATGCATCAAAGGGTTAAAGTGA